The Hemibagrus wyckioides isolate EC202008001 linkage group LG15, SWU_Hwy_1.0, whole genome shotgun sequence genome window below encodes:
- the cnga1b gene encoding cyclic nucleotide-gated channel rod photoreceptor subunit alpha has translation MSNSVKPLVPPIILLEGVEEVTVSNAEDRTKRQHSGADALFNVNNSNNNEEEEKKEKKKKEKKEKREKKEKKEKKEKKEKKKDKEEKEKEKEKEKEKEKEKEKAKKEEPKEIYVIDPAGNMYYNWLFVITCPVMYNWVLIIARACFEELQHDYLLLWFITDLLADLVYLADMVFRTRTGYLEQGLLVKDEQKLRARYMESIQFKLDLVSMIPTDLCYFVVGLNYPEIRMNKLFRVNRLSEFFQRTETRTNFPNVFRISNLVMYIVIIIHWNACLYYSFSKAIGFGADRFVYPDIKDPEFGRLVRKYAYSMYWSTLTLTTIGETPPPEKDSEYFFVVTDFLVGVLIFATIVGNVGSMITNMNAARADFQARIDAIKQYMSFRNVTKDLEKRVIKWFDYLWTNKKAVDEREVLKYLPDKLRAEIAINVHLDTLKKVRIFADCEAGLLVELVLKLQPQVYSPGDYICKKGDIGREMYIIKEGKLAVVADDGITQFVVLSDGSYFGEISILNIKGSKAGNRRTANIRSIGYSDLFCLSKDDLMEALTEYPDAKAMLEEKGRQILMKDNLLDLEVARQGPDPKDMEEKVIKIGTILDDMQTRFARLLAQHEATQSRLKRRVTRLESKITTSTEATLTEVTETEPVVLPAPEKGGK, from the exons ATGTCGAATAGCGTGAAGCCACTTGTACCTCCCATAATCCTCCTGGAGGGGGTGGAGGAGGTCACCGTGAGCAACGCAGAGGACAGGAC AAAGAGGCAGCACTCTGGAGCTGATGCACTTTTCAAtgtcaacaacagcaacaacaatgaGGA agaggagaagaaagagaaaaagaagaaagagaagaaagaaaaaagagagaaaaaaga aaaaaaagaaaagaaggaaaagaaagagaagaagaaggacaaagaggagaaagaaaaggagaaggagaaagagaaggagaaagagaaggagaaagagaaagccaaGAAAGAGGA GCCGAAGGAGATTTACGTCATCGATCCTGCAGGAAACATGTACTACAACTGGCTCTTCGTCATCACCTGCCCTGTCATGTATAACTGGGTTCTGATCATCGCCag AGCCTGTTTTGAGGAGTTACAgcatgattatttattattatggttCATCACTGATTTACTAGCAGACCTGGTTTACCTGGCAGACATGGTCTTCAGGACAAGAACAG GGTATCTGGAGCAGGGTCTGCTGGTCAAAGACGAACAAAAGCTTCGTGCACGATACATGGAGAGCATCCAGTTCAAGCTGGACCTCGTTTCTATGATTCCCACGGACCTTTGTTACTTTGTTGTCGGCCTCAACTACCCTGAGATCCGCATGAACAAGCTCTTCCGGGTCAACCGCCTCTCTGAGTTTTTCCAGCGCACAGAAACAAGGACCAACTTTCCCAATGTCTTCCGAATCTCCAACCTTGTCATGTACATCGTAATTATCATCCACTGGAATGCTTGCCTCTACTACTCATTCTCCAAAGCTATTGGTTTCGGTGCTGATAGATTCGTCTATCCGGACATTAAGGACCCAGAATTTGGCCGTTTGGTGAGGAAATACGCCTACAGCATGTACTGGTCCACTTTGACCTTGACCACCATTGGTGAAACTCCACCTCCTGAGAAGGATTCTGAGTACTTCTTTGTGGTTACAGACTTCCTAGTGGGAGTTTTGATCTTTGCTACAATCGTTGGTAATGTGGGTTCCATGATTACAAACATGAACGCAGCACGAGCAGATTTTCAAGCTCGAATTGACGCCATCAAGCAGTACATGAGTTTTCGTAACGTTACCAAGGATCTGGAGAAACGTGTCATCAAATGGTTTGATTACCTCTGGACCAATAAGAAGGCTGTAGATGAAAGGGAAGTGCTCAAATACCTTCCAGACAAGTTGAGAGCAGAAATCGCCATCAACGTTCACCTGGACACTCTTAAGAAAGTGAGAATCTTTGCCGATTGTGAGGCAGGGCTTCTGGTCGAACTAGTGCTGAAGCTCCAACCGCAAGTTTACAGTCCTGGTGATTACATTTGTAAAAAAGGTGATATTGGCCGTGAAATGTACATCATCAAAGAAGGAAAGCTTGCTGTGGTGGCTGATGATGGCATCACACAATTTGTTGTCCTCagtgatggaagctactttggCGAAATCAGCATCCTTAATATCAAAGGCAGCAAAGCTGGAAACCGAAGAACAGCTAACATACGCAGCATTGGATACTCTGATTTGTTCTGCCTTTCCAAGGACGACTTGATGGAGGCACTGACCGAATATCCAGATGCGAAGGCTATGTTGGAAGAAAAGGGACGCCAGATCCTCATGAAG GACAACCTGCTGGATCTTGAGGTGGCAAGACAGGGACCAGACCCCAAGGACATGGAGGAGAAAGTGATAAAGATCGGCACGATATTGGACGACATGCAGACGCGTTTCGCCCGCTTACTTGCTCAACATGAGGCCACGCAGAGCCGCCTGAAGAGACGTGTCACCAGACTGGAGAGTAAAATCACCACCTCCACTGAGGCCACCCTCACCGAGGTGACTGAAACAGAGCCAGTGGTTCTGCCTGCTCCTGAGAAAGGGGGGAAATAa
- the si:ch211-149b19.4 gene encoding uncharacterized protein si:ch211-149b19.4 has protein sequence MERQVSLLLLCVLRITEAFPVSSQLSLAPSQSSPGYTLLVPVRVLGLNGPQLVLVPVNTDWRTQRNQNPPAQPEQTLTVPEQQHMTNQNLLENQNVNNPFLQLPTVSPDTPLPENPLPQGQVLPPVWNSIPGVVPLQPGVTDQIFVPVWAPPAGGAAGGQRQVVSVAQPAALSNSASSEEGDAQVIYILPISAEIPNMGIVEGGQGGVDAELSPNPNANLHLKPETNPNPDPNPGHLQLHPTSAPGPAPGTTPSPVLPAGVQETTYPLGKVPPSMGAGQRTQT, from the exons ATGGAAAGGCAGGTGTctttgctgctgctgtgtgtgttgaggatCACTGAAGCTTTTCCT GTTTCCTCACAGCTGAGTTTGGCTCCGTCCCAATCCTCCCCTGGCTATACCCTCCTGGTCCCTGTTAGGGTTCTTGGCTTAAATGGACCACAGTTGGTTCTAGTACCAGTGAATACTGACTGGAGAACACAGAGGAACCAGAACCCACCGGCTCAGCCtgaacagacactcacagtaCCCGAGCAGCAACAC ATGACGAATCAGAACTTGTTGGAAAATCAGAATGTGAACAATCCATTCCTGCAGCTACCAACAGTCTCACCTGACACACCCTTACCTGAGAATCCCCTCCCACAGGGACAG GTGTTGCCACCAGTCTGGAACTCCATTCCTGGTGTGGTCCCTCTGCAGCCTGGAGTg ACTGACCAGATTTTTGTCCCTGTGTGGGCGCCGCCTGCTGGAGGAGCAGCTGGAGGACAGAGACAG gTGGTGTCTGTTGCTCAGCCAGCAGCACTG TCCAATTCCGCAAGCTCAGAGGAGGGTGATGCTCAG gtgATCTACATATTGCCGATCAGTGCTGAGATTCCTAACATGGGAATAGTGGAGGGAGGACAGGGTGGTGTTGATGCTGAACTAAGCCCTAATCCCAACGCTAACCTTCACCTTAAACCTGAGACCAACCCTAATCCTGACCCTAACCCAGGTCACCTGCAGCTCCACCCCACCTCTGCCCCAGGCCCTGCCCCTGGCACCACTCCTAGCCCTGTCCTTCCTGCAGGTGTCCAGGAAACAACTTACCCTCTTGGAAAAGTGCCCCCTAGTATGGGTGCAGGTCAGAGGACACAAACCTGA